A single uncultured Methanolobus sp. DNA region contains:
- a CDS encoding polyprenol monophosphomannose synthase, producing MIVSVVVPTYNEKDNLPVLIDKLKNVFDINNIDARIIVVDDNSPDGTGQIADELAVRYNQLIHVIHRKGKLGIGSAHIAGFKYSIEKINADVIISMDSDLSHDPEYIPDLLRLYEKGYDVVVGSRYAKGGKVNDWGLHRRIMSKGANMLASTVLGVKVNDMTTGYRCYSKDTLLSLNLDSIKSDGYSFLEEILYYCKKKNARIGETPIIFVDRTLGTSKLSKKEIVNFFLTIVRLRIHS from the coding sequence TTGATTGTATCTGTTGTTGTACCAACATATAACGAGAAAGATAATTTACCCGTTCTCATAGATAAATTAAAAAATGTATTTGATATCAATAATATTGACGCAAGAATAATAGTTGTCGATGACAATTCACCAGATGGTACAGGCCAAATTGCCGATGAACTTGCTGTCAGGTATAACCAATTGATCCATGTGATCCACCGTAAAGGTAAGCTTGGGATTGGATCGGCACATATAGCAGGATTCAAATATTCTATTGAAAAAATAAATGCAGATGTTATAATCTCTATGGATTCTGACCTGTCACATGACCCAGAATATATCCCTGATCTCCTACGCCTATATGAAAAAGGATATGACGTTGTAGTAGGCTCCAGGTATGCTAAAGGTGGAAAGGTAAATGATTGGGGACTGCATCGCAGAATAATGAGCAAAGGTGCAAACATGCTTGCAAGTACTGTTCTTGGTGTAAAGGTAAACGATATGACTACGGGTTATCGTTGCTATTCCAAAGATACCCTTCTTAGCCTGAATCTTGATTCTATTAAATCCGATGGTTATTCTTTCCTTGAAGAGATATTGTACTATTGTAAAAAGAAAAACGCCAGAATTGGCGAGACACCTATTATTTTTGTAGATAGAACGCTAGGAACATCCAAGCTTTCAAAAAAAGAAATAGTCAATTTCTTTTTGACTATTGTAAGACTTAGAATTCATAGTTGA